Proteins encoded within one genomic window of Candidatus Hepatoplasma crinochetorum Av:
- a CDS encoding RCC1 domain-containing protein, whose protein sequence is MKKHYILFLIPLLGVFSLNNQIKINLQDKKVKTEKGIIIDITTNQYTSGMVIDNDLDGFGDSLYMWGSNLLGQIPNQEQNTIIYKPKLINNDWNGNIIDLEINTGTSAVTIDTDYDGYADTLYMWGNNQYGQIGNGESGTLNTPITKITPQGQDNWNGNIIDLQLGENYSGVIIDNNYDGLADTLYMWGYNIFGQIGNGESGTKNILYPIIITPENQKWNGNIEKFDLGSDTSGIIINNKYTGKDQLYMWGMSIFSIYGHSSVIYPTEIFPNNYNVYQKEYWGNLINISFNDKNNGVINDSNNDGYGDEIYLWGENNYGELGTGNEEERIDYPSDNKITMEKNIINLEINGKNSIITIDSNNDGYGDEIYLSGANDHGQIGNGTYNEGNILNPVKITPQEQDSWNGNILKATIGSNDTMLLLDQNNNGLGDTIYMWGSNANGQLGIGEIYNHITTPKIIFSTYY, encoded by the coding sequence ATGAAAAAACATTATATATTATTTTTAATTCCTTTATTAGGAGTTTTTTCTCTTAATAATCAAATAAAAATAAATTTACAAGACAAAAAAGTTAAAACAGAAAAAGGAATAATTATTGATATCACAACAAATCAATATACTTCAGGAATGGTTATTGATAATGATTTAGATGGATTTGGAGATTCTTTATATATGTGAGGAAGTAATCTTCTTGGACAAATTCCAAATCAAGAACAAAATACGATTATTTATAAACCAAAATTAATAAATAATGATTGAAATGGAAATATTATTGATCTAGAAATAAACACAGGAACAAGTGCAGTTACTATTGATACTGATTATGATGGTTATGCTGATACATTATATATGTGAGGAAATAATCAATATGGACAGATTGGAAATGGAGAATCTGGTACTCTAAATACTCCAATTACAAAAATAACACCACAAGGACAAGATAATTGAAATGGAAATATTATTGATCTACAATTAGGAGAAAATTATTCTGGTGTAATAATTGATAATAATTATGATGGATTAGCTGATACATTATATATGTGAGGATACAATATTTTTGGTCAAATTGGAAATGGCGAAAGCGGAACAAAAAATATATTATATCCAATTATAATTACACCAGAAAATCAAAAATGAAATGGAAATATTGAAAAATTTGATTTAGGATCTGATACTTCAGGAATTATTATTAATAATAAATATACAGGAAAAGATCAATTATACATGTGAGGAATGAGTATTTTTTCTATTTATGGTCATTCTAGTGTTATTTATCCAACAGAAATTTTTCCAAATAATTATAATGTATATCAAAAAGAGTATTGAGGAAATTTAATAAATATTTCTTTTAATGATAAAAATAATGGAGTAATTAATGATTCCAATAATGATGGATATGGTGATGAAATTTATTTATGAGGGGAAAATAATTACGGAGAATTAGGAACTGGAAACGAAGAAGAAAGAATTGATTATCCTAGTGATAATAAAATAACAATGGAAAAAAATATTATTAATTTAGAAATAAATGGTAAAAATAGCATTATAACAATTGATTCCAATAATGATGGATATGGTGATGAAATTTATTTATCTGGAGCAAATGATCATGGTCAAATTGGTAATGGAACATATAATGAAGGTAATATTTTAAATCCAGTTAAAATAACACCACAAGAACAAGATTCTTGAAATGGAAATATTTTAAAAGCAACAATTGGAAGTAATGATACAATGTTACTCTTAGATCAAAATAATAATGGATTAGGAGACACTATTTATATGTGAGGATCTAATGCAAATGGACAATTAGGAATTGGAGAAATTTACAATCATATTACAACACCAAAAATAATATTTTCAACATATTAT
- a CDS encoding SDR family NAD(P)-dependent oxidoreductase has translation MKYTVITGASSGIGKAIATYFASKGHNIIIVARRKELLDNLKKELEELYKIKVLVYIYDLSITENVYKFYDKIKNYELEVLINNAGFGDINEPWKADLTKINKMIDLNIKTLTDLTLLFIKDNINKETQIINVSSAVGYFIWSSGIPYSATKFYVSTFTEGIAKLLKRKDAKLKIKILAPAGTESEFLDRAFKKSNIEEAERKETERKAKKGRKKAEELAYYTYELYLSDKTIGIVNPFTNKFKLKNKWYDIF, from the coding sequence ATGAAATATACCGTAATTACTGGAGCAAGTTCAGGAATAGGAAAAGCTATTGCTACTTACTTTGCTTCAAAAGGACACAATATAATTATTGTAGCAAGAAGAAAAGAATTACTTGATAATTTAAAAAAAGAATTAGAAGAATTATATAAAATAAAGGTATTAGTTTATATTTATGATCTTAGTATTACAGAAAATGTTTACAAATTTTATGATAAAATCAAAAATTATGAATTAGAAGTTTTAATAAATAATGCTGGATTTGGCGATATAAATGAACCTTGAAAAGCCGATCTTACAAAAATAAATAAAATGATTGATCTAAATATAAAAACACTCACAGATCTTACTCTTTTATTTATAAAAGATAATATTAATAAAGAAACACAAATTATAAATGTGTCTTCTGCTGTTGGTTATTTTATATGATCATCAGGAATACCATATTCTGCTACAAAATTTTATGTTTCAACTTTTACAGAAGGAATTGCAAAATTATTAAAAAGAAAAGATGCAAAACTTAAAATAAAAATTCTGGCACCTGCTGGTACTGAATCAGAATTTTTAGATAGAGCTTTTAAAAAATCAAATATTGAAGAAGCGGAAAGAAAAGAAACAGAAAGAAAAGCAAAAAAAGGAAGAAAAAAAGCAGAAGAATTAGCTTATTATACTTATGAACTTTATCTAAGTGATAAAACTATTGGAATTGTAAATCCTTTTACAAACAAATTTAAACTAAAAAATAAATGATATGATATTTTTTAA
- a CDS encoding SDR family NAD(P)-dependent oxidoreductase encodes MKYTVITGASSGIGKETAIYFASKGHNIIIVARRKELLNNLKKEIENKYKVKVLIYIYDLTNINNVLKFYQKIKDHQLEILINNAGFGDRNDPWDSDLHKIKMMIDLNITSLTYLSILFIKDNINKDSQIINISSTAGYKIWKGGVIYSASKFYVSVFSEGTAKLLKNQKAKLKMKVLAPSSTKTEFVERSIIKSKVDPKLLKESEIKRKDYQKEPKLVAKYIYELYKSDKNIGIVDATKNILYLEDQYFDDL; translated from the coding sequence ATGAAATATACCGTAATTACAGGAGCAAGTTCAGGAATAGGAAAAGAAACTGCAATCTATTTTGCTTCAAAAGGACACAATATAATTATTGTAGCAAGAAGAAAAGAACTATTAAATAATTTAAAAAAAGAAATTGAAAATAAATATAAAGTAAAAGTGTTAATTTATATTTATGATCTTACTAATATTAATAATGTTTTAAAATTTTATCAAAAAATAAAAGATCATCAATTGGAGATATTAATTAATAATGCCGGATTTGGTGATCGCAATGATCCTTGAGATTCAGATCTTCATAAAATTAAAATGATGATAGATTTAAATATTACTTCACTTACTTATCTATCAATTTTATTTATAAAAGATAATATAAATAAAGATTCACAAATTATCAATATATCATCTACTGCTGGTTATAAAATTTGAAAAGGAGGAGTTATTTATTCAGCTAGTAAATTTTATGTTTCTGTGTTTAGTGAAGGAACAGCAAAACTTTTAAAAAATCAAAAAGCAAAACTTAAAATGAAAGTATTAGCTCCTTCATCTACTAAAACAGAATTTGTCGAAAGATCAATTATAAAATCTAAAGTTGATCCCAAATTATTAAAAGAAAGTGAAATTAAACGAAAAGATTATCAAAAAGAACCAAAACTAGTAGCTAAATATATTTATGAGTTATATAAAAGCGATAAAAATATTGGTATTGTAGATGCAACAAAAAATATATTATATTTAGAAGATCAATACTTTGATGATCTTTAA
- a CDS encoding SDR family NAD(P)-dependent oxidoreductase: MKYTLITGASSGIGKGLAEKFASKRHNLIIAARRTNLLNEIKKELENRYKIDVVVFTVDLSKEQEVEKFYNDVKKYDIELFINNAGFGDLNLAWDSDLDKIKKMLDLNIKTLTTLSIMFIRDNLDNDVQLINVSSGAGYNIFAWSINYSASKVFVSAWTESVAKQLRKLNKKIKVKVLAPGVTKSEFSNQALLKTKLKKEQIEKYKNWKSKAILTSENLADETYKLYKSDKIVGIIKNNKLELSDGYYDIFWID, translated from the coding sequence ATGAAATATACATTAATTACAGGAGCGAGTTCAGGAATAGGAAAAGGACTTGCTGAAAAATTTGCGAGCAAAAGACATAATCTTATAATTGCAGCAAGAAGAACAAATTTATTGAATGAAATTAAAAAAGAATTAGAAAATAGATATAAAATAGATGTTGTTGTCTTTACAGTTGATCTATCAAAAGAACAAGAAGTAGAAAAATTTTATAATGATGTAAAAAAATATGATATTGAATTATTTATAAATAATGCCGGATTTGGTGATTTAAATTTAGCATGAGATTCAGATCTTGATAAAATCAAAAAAATGCTTGATTTAAATATTAAAACTCTTACTACACTTTCAATTATGTTTATAAGAGATAATTTAGATAATGATGTTCAATTAATAAATGTGTCTTCAGGGGCTGGTTATAATATTTTTGCATGATCTATAAATTACTCAGCATCAAAAGTATTTGTTTCTGCTTGAACAGAAAGTGTAGCAAAACAATTAAGAAAATTAAATAAAAAAATAAAAGTAAAAGTTCTAGCTCCAGGAGTTACTAAAAGTGAATTTAGTAATCAAGCCTTATTAAAAACAAAACTTAAAAAAGAACAAATTGAAAAATATAAAAATTGAAAAAGTAAAGCAATTTTAACTTCTGAAAATCTTGCAGATGAAACCTATAAATTATATAAAAGTGATAAAATCGTTGGAATAATTAAAAATAATAAATTAGAACTGTCGGATGGATATTATGATATTTTTTGAATTGATTAA
- a CDS encoding SDR family NAD(P)-dependent oxidoreductase produces the protein MKYTLITGASSGIGKSLAEKFANKGHNLIIVARRTNLLNEIKKNLENRYKIDVVVFTVDLSKEQEVEKFYNDVKKYDIELFINNAGFGDMNLPWDSDLDKIKKMLDLNIKTLTTLSIMFIRDNLDKDVQLINVSSVAGYGVFSGAISYSASKIFVASWTEGVAKQLKKLNKKIKVKVLAPGATESEFGNRALAKTKLKDEKIEEFKDWAQKISITAEELANKAYKLYESDKILGIINNDNKLELSDGSYNIFWV, from the coding sequence ATGAAATATACATTAATTACAGGAGCAAGTTCAGGAATAGGAAAATCTCTTGCTGAAAAATTTGCAAACAAAGGTCATAATCTTATAATTGTAGCAAGAAGAACAAATTTGTTAAATGAAATTAAAAAAAACTTAGAAAATAGATATAAAATAGATGTTGTTGTCTTTACAGTTGATCTATCAAAAGAGCAAGAAGTAGAAAAATTTTATAATGATGTAAAAAAATATGATATTGAATTATTTATAAATAATGCTGGATTTGGTGATATGAATTTACCTTGAGATTCAGATCTTGATAAAATCAAAAAAATGCTTGATTTAAATATTAAAACTCTTACTACACTTTCAATTATGTTTATAAGAGATAATTTAGATAAAGATGTTCAATTAATAAATGTATCTTCAGTTGCAGGATATGGTGTTTTTTCAGGAGCAATAAGTTATTCAGCTTCAAAAATCTTTGTTGCTTCTTGAACAGAAGGTGTAGCAAAACAATTAAAAAAATTAAACAAAAAAATAAAAGTAAAAGTTTTAGCTCCAGGAGCAACAGAAAGTGAATTTGGTAATAGAGCTCTTGCAAAAACAAAACTTAAAGATGAAAAAATCGAAGAATTTAAGGATTGAGCACAAAAAATATCAATAACAGCAGAAGAACTTGCAAATAAGGCTTATAAATTATATGAAAGTGATAAGATATTAGGAATTATAAATAATGATAATAAATTAGAACTTTCAGATGGAAGTTATAATATTTTTTGAGTTTAA